In the Phaseolus vulgaris cultivar G19833 chromosome 7, P. vulgaris v2.0, whole genome shotgun sequence genome, one interval contains:
- the LOC137828891 gene encoding universal stress protein PHOS32-like has protein sequence MAASQSEKKVVVIGIDDREASTYAIRWTLDHFFPSPIFKLVLVHSRPAASSAVGFTGPSAGEIFSILDSDLQKTATKVIDSAKQLCIEKSVHDAALEVVEGDPRNVLCMAVEKYHAAILVVGSHGRGALKRVVLGSVSDFCAHHANCTVMIVKKPKIKP, from the exons ATGGCAGCGTCGCAATCAGAGAAGAAAGTGGTGGTGATAGGAATAGACGACAGAGAAGCGAGCACGTACGCCATCAGGTGGACCCTTGATCACTTCTTTCCGAGCCCAATCTTCAAGCTGGTTCTCGTCCATTCCAGGCCCGCCGCCTCCTCCGCTGTGGGCTTCACTGGGCCTA GTGCCGGTGAAATATTTTCTATTCTGGATTCAGATTTGCAAAAGACTGCCACAAAAGTCATCGATTCCGCCAAACAACTTTGCATTGAAAAATCC GTACATGATGCCGCACTGGAAGTAGTGGAAGGTGATCCAAGAAATGTTCTTTGTATGGCTGTGGAAAAATACCATGCAGCAATATTGGTTGTCGGTAGTCATGGTCGTGGGGCTTTAAAAAG GGTGGTTTTAGGTAGTGTAAGTGACTTTTGTGCTCATCATGCTAATTGCACTGTGATGATCGTGAAGAAGCCAAAAATCAAACCCTGA